One Dioscorea cayenensis subsp. rotundata cultivar TDr96_F1 chromosome 17, TDr96_F1_v2_PseudoChromosome.rev07_lg8_w22 25.fasta, whole genome shotgun sequence DNA window includes the following coding sequences:
- the LOC120281034 gene encoding uncharacterized protein LOC120281034, which translates to MMEEERSRAKKNFGVNDIAECKGYNEGWIRVDIWDRLIDNVWNTEAWKNRSQKAKQNRIIEKHGSITKHTGGSIPFLLHAERMAKQLNRKPTYGEVFNRTHKRAKGLGDYIDNKSKSVSDLYTSSMSQKYGADESCHPEFDPQLWCDAIGGMETTQTHVYGFGTTPRGKSFLSPTNSIGEACSTACSPQVDQTPHSNTELIIYEKK; encoded by the exons atgatggaagaagaaaggagTCGGGCAAAGAAGAATTTTGGTGTTAATGATATTGCCGAATGCAAAGGTTATAATGAAGGTTGGATAAGAGTTGATATTTGGGATCGATTAATTGACAATGTTTGGAACACTGAAGCATGGAAAAATCGATCTCAAAAAGCCAAGCAAAATAGGATTATTGAAAAACATGGAAGCATTACCAAGCATACTGGTGGATCGATTCCTTTTTTGCTTCATGCGGAGAGGATG GCAAAGCAATTAAATCGGAAACCAACATATGGAGAAGTGTTTAATCGCACCCACAAACGTGCGAAGGGCCTTGgtgattatattgataataagtCGAAATCCGTTAGT GATTTGTATACTTCTTCAATGAGCCAGAAATATGGTGCCGATGAATCTTGTCATCCTGAATTTGATCCACAACTTTGGTGTGATGCAATTGGTGGTATGGAGACTACACAGACACATGTATATGGCTTTGGAACTACACCACGTGGAAAGAGTTTCTTGTCTCCTACCAATAGTATTGGGGAAGCATGCTCGACGGCTTGTAGTCCACAAGTTGATCAAACTCCACATTCTAACACCGAGTTGATAATCTACGAGAAGAAGTGA
- the LOC120281036 gene encoding 3-methyl-2-oxobutanoate hydroxymethyltransferase 2, mitochondrial-like, whose protein sequence is MQPLTRPLFGNVPESTVYGGPKPQSPNQRVTLNSLRQKHLACEPITMVTAYDYPSAVQVNTAGIDMCLVGDSAAMVVHGYENTLPITLDEMLIHCRAVTRGATRSFLVGDLPFGSYESSSAQAVDSAVRVLKEGNMDAIKLEGAPPSRIGAARVIVEAGIAVMGHVGLTPQAISALGGFRPQGKTINSAVKVVEMALELQEVGCFSVVLECVPAPVAAAVTAALKIPTIGIGAGPYCSGQVLVYHDLLGMLQDSHHAKGAKIFASNMAMWVKPLTKLCPSTNKKSKTKYFLKMGLSKAASAAAAAVASSKDMGGRE, encoded by the exons ATGCAACCTCTCACCCGGCCTCTCTTCGGCAACGTCCCCGAGAGCACCGTCTATGGCGGTCCCAAGCCCCAAAGCCCTAACCAACGCGTCACCCTCAACTCCCTCCGCCAGAAGCACCTTGCCTGTGAGCCCATCACCATGGTCACCGCCTACGATTACCCTTCCGCCGTCCAGGTCAACACTGCCGGCATCGACATGTGCCTCGTCGGTGACTCCGCCGCCATGGTCGTCCATGGCTACGAAAACACTCTGCCGATAACCCTTGATGAGATGCTCATCCATTGCCGCGCCGTCACCCGCGGTGCCACCCGGTCATTCCTCGTCGGTGACCTCCCCTTCGGCTCCTATGAGTCGTCTTCCGCGCAG GCGGTGGACTCGGCGGTGAGGGTTTTGAAGGAAGGGAACATGGATGCTATCAAGCTGGAAGGAGCTCCACCTTCAAGGATCGGTGCTGCGAGGGTGATTGTGGAAGCGGGGATCGCCGTGATGGGGCATGTTGGACTTACGCCTCAGGCGATTAGTGCTCTTGGAGGGTTTCGGCCTCAAGGGAAGACCATTAACAGTGCAGTAAag GTGGTGGAGATGGCCCTGGAGTTGCAGGAGGTGGGATGCTTCTCGGTGGTTTTGGAGTGTGTGCCTGCTCCGGTTGCTGCAGCTGTGACTGCTGCATTGAAGATACCAACAATTGGTATTGGAGCTGGGCCATACTGCAGTGGACAG GTGTTGGTTTATCATGATTTGTTGGGCATGTTGCAAGATTCCCATCATGCAAAG GGTGCCAAGATTTTTGCAAGCAATATGGCCATGTGGGTGAAGCCATTAACCAAGCTTTGTCCGAGTACAAACAAGAAGTCAAAAACAAAGTATTTCCTG AAGATGGGCTTGAGTAAAGCTGCTtctgcagcagcagcagcagttgCCTCCTCCAAGGACATGGGAGGACGTGAATAG